The Tripterygium wilfordii isolate XIE 37 chromosome 1, ASM1340144v1, whole genome shotgun sequence sequence TTTGGTAGGTGTATGATTAGACCAGATCAAGTCCGGGAAAATCAAATGAACAATTGAGCTTTTTTTCTTCGAAATAAATAGTGTGATTGAAATGCTCAAAGGAATTGATTGTGTTTAttcatagaaagaaaaaaaaatgcaagggAATTCAATAAAAATCAGGCATATAATGTTGTAAATACAAAAATTTACCATCAACTTGTTGTGTCGATCGAAACCTTCGATAATCCTATAAGATTATGCGAATAATCCATCGTGAATTAGTGTGGTGTCAGTCGAGGAAGCGTTGATGGTCAAGTAAGTAGACGGTGGGATAATATTTAGTGAGAAAAATGAAAGGCTTTTAGAAAGAGAGAATATCAAGTAGTTGGGAGAATAAATGAGGAGGaatcctctatttatagtattTTGGATCACGTGGTTAGCGTATGTCGACCGTACGGACGGGCCTTGGACTTTTATAGCCCCAAGGTTTTGGGGGAGTTTCCTGACAATGTGGACTTGGagtacctatatatatatgggccTCCATGTCCGATCGGAGCCATTGGCTTATAAGGGCCTCTTTATAGATTGAACTTGAGTTGGACTATCGTGGGTCTACCATTGATTGAATGTGAGCATAAATTCTTGCATGAATGATTTTTGACCCATACAAATATCCATATATCACTCTCCCTCTTATTGGATTCCATGTCCAAACAAATGAATAACATATCACAGGTATACAACATAAATACcataatagttttttttatagGCAATGTACATAAATCACCCGACTAATAACCAAATTCAACAAGAAGCTCTAGTGTCTTAAAATCCCAAAACAGGGTCAAGAGTAGTGAAGAGAAGACGGCAGACCCAGAAATCCCCAAAGGCAGCTGCTTCATCCATGGATGATAGCTACAAACTAAACTCTAAATCAGTTTTAATTTCTGTCATTTGGTCAGATTTAACGACTTAAAGTATGTATCCTTATTTTAGCTAAAATAAAGATGCCTCACTAGAGAATTCTTGTATATGCGTTGGGCAGCTCATATGTACGTGCGCGCGAGTGTTAATTTTTTGCAATTCTATACCAAAAATGACCTACGAACTGGTCAATTTCTTGATTAATCCATCCTCCAATTCCCCACAAGACTCGTTCAAAACAAGATCCCACatgccaaaaaaataaataaataaataaatagagtaaattaattaaaaatagagAGCCCAGAAATGATCTAAAATAGGACAATAAACAAACCAATTTATAACAAACATTCCAAAAATAAAGCATTGAGAATACACTATAAATACCACACCCCACCCCCCACAACATCTTCAGGCAGCAAATTAATCCCATTTCAAGGCGCAATAATTTGGTGGAAATTTTCACTGATTAATTTTTGCCAATTTAGAGCGCCACCACCAAAATTAATAAATCAGAAATGGAAATGAAGAAGGTTGCCTGTGCCGTCCTCTTCGCCGCCGCCTCCATCAGCGCAGTGATGGCCAGTGAGAGCCCCGCCGAGGCTCCTGCCCCACACAATGGTGCCTCCATGAGCTTGCCGGCTGTTGGTTCCTTGGTTGGTGCTTCACTTGTGTCATTCGTTGCCTATTATCTTCACTAGATTGAGgagaaaaaaatagagagaaataGAAGAAGAGGAGGGGAACAAATAAGAGTGATTTTATGATGATTTCCCTTATTGGGATATCTTTTTATTTGTactgtttttctctttttttttttgagtatttcTCCTTTAATTTGATACTCAAATCCAATAAAAATGTCCTCTTCATGcacaacattattattattattattattttctaattATGGAGTTAAATTTACTTCTCGTCATCGAAAGATTGGTCATTTTCAATCCAGCCATGGAATGTTCAAATATTGCAATTTAGTAACCTAAAATTTGATTTgatcaaaaataaagaaaatctaaAACAATGATAAAATGATAAGTATTTAAGAttttgaattgttttttttatagtGATAgggatataaaaaaattattatcccATTTGTCTCAAATTTGatgtatcattttttattttttttcataacaaACTTTTGTGATTCAACGGTCAAAATCATTTAAACTTAACatttacacctttttttttcagattttaaaACAATTTGTGTTAAAAGTGAGGAATTAGACACTATGCTCTTCAAAAAGAAGAAGGGGATCCCAATCATTGCTCATTTGGGTTTGGATCATAACTCACGACACCTATGCCAGACCGGTCCACTAGTTTAATATATGATGCACGGGCCACCGACCCATgtaaatcaaaaaagaaagcttggtttaggatttagagGGGTGCGCCAGGCCCTGGCAGTAGTGCAACGCCAAGGCAACACTCGAGGACATCAATAGCAAGGGATTTTGGGGGCTGCTGTAAAATTATTACAGCAGCCCCCACTCTAATATCATTTTtggatttaaattttttttatttttattttgaaaaattatatatgtgtaataTTCGGTGTAACGATTCTAATGACATAATTTTTgtccgaaacaaaaatcaaatttaacatgaaaaatgcataacaattttaaaccgttgaatataaactcaaaacattcgatgtttcgatcgcgatgaatttgatttttgtttcgaacaaaaaatatatatttggattcATTAGACCGAATATTACAcatgtataatttttaaaaaataaataaaaattttttacTACCTCAAATGTACTACAACAGGGCTGCTatagtttttactacagcatCCCCCGGCACCCCAATAGGAAGCTATTGCAATGAGTACTCCccttaaaaaatttaattgaacAGGTACTACACTTAGATCTTAGCCAAAAGGCCGAGAAAGGTATGAGTTCGAATGAGCCGGGCTATCTATTTTATATCTGGCTTGTCATTCTTCGTTATCTTGTTATTGTCGATGTGGGGATATATGGGTGCCCTACTGCTGCGGTGCTGCCCATAGTTTTGAAAGAAAAGATGAAATTGTTTTGTTGAGTCTGTGGCATTATGGTGCCGCAGCTGAGACTTCCAGCAACATCTCTCTCGAACGTATTCACATATTTTACTGTGAAAACCTCGGTCCTTTCCCAATGACCTACAAAACCTGACTACTAAGATTTTTCCCCATTGAATAAGGTAGgaaaatacacacacacacacacacataatagAATGTTATTCTAAAAATTGTATACTTCCCCTTCACATCAAGGAACAACCAAACAAATACGTTTGATATGGTCAGCTATACAAGTCGTAATAGGGAATCAGTCTTAACCCTTAAAACTTCAGCTAAACTCTATATATACTTCATGGATTACAAGAAGCTGTAATAAAAAAGACACACAGGTTCAGTTTACTCATTGTTCCTGATTTATTTGGATCTGCCAAGCCAATAAGGATTAGATAAGCCTCGACAATCAGCACCATCACAAAGAAGGAAGCAACCACAAATTAACACACCTCAACTATAATGATGATCATCACGTATAAAACACAGTATTTACAACAAGATGTGGCAACTGACACGttataatcaaatcaaataaaacagCTGAAATGCGAGCAAACTTAACCagtatcttttttttataagctaACCAGTTTTCTATAAAGTTTTCTCAcctattttcctctttttttcaataataatcCAAAAGGAGACAAAAACAATGATCCCATAACGAAACAAAATAGACCAATCACCCATCCACCCTATTCACAAATTTTCCATCTGATAGGATCCATAACTCAGGGCAGGAAAGCTGCATGCAGGGAAAGGATTTAGATCAGTCCCTCTTCCTCCCAATCAGAAAATAAAATGCCAAAATATTTGCTAAGAAAGAAAACCCTTCCTAGTCAATCTGTTAATCTATTCCTGGAACGTCTCCATTTACGCTAGGGTCATAAGCCATTAACAGAAGACACTCTTGGATTCTTCTTGATCTTTAAGTGAATATTTTATTGACCCAGTTAACATGGCTCAACACGCCACTAGCAGAATAAAATATGAATCTTCAATTAAGTAGTACCGGTACTCCCATCTGCTTTAGGCTCTGTTCGGATGTAGGTGAGACTCCGAGCAGTGGGAGAGGGAATATTGCCCCCAGGGACTAAAGCACCACTTTCAGCTTGGGTGGGCTGAGCATCTCGCTTCCACTGAAAACTCCTGGCACCAGATTTAATTGGAAGACGAGGCCTAAACGTCCCAGGCATGCCTCTTGGGAAAGGAACTCGAGGAAACCTGGCAGCAGCAAATGGAGAACCCCGAGCTATCCGAGGCCATGTCATAATAGGAGCAACTTCTTGATGCCCAGAGCTCCGCCTCACAACCTGCAAGAAAACAATAGCACCAAATAGTTGCTTCAGCGGCCAATATTGCAAATGCTCAAAAAtgagaggaggaaaaaaaacatatttactCCACATTATTATCCAATAATTAAACCATCAAGCTTAAATTAGAGACCTAGCTTCCCACAAGAACCCCTCGCCCCATCTAATCTAGATACATTGATGAAGAGCACGCACACACACTGGTAGTGGCATATAATGTCCAAATATAAGATGAAGCACATGAAAGTATGATTCAAACAAAATCGTATACAAAAATACAAGCACTGTTCTGTACATTGAAACATTTGTATGAAGAATGCAATACATTTTGTACATCTCAAAatgtgaaccaaaaaaaaaaaagataatcgTCATTTCCAAAATTCAAAGTGGaaaaaaatatccaaaaatcCATTCACCTCGAAGTTCCAAATTAGCTTAGAAACATTCAAGGttttgcatcatcatcatccaagtctGTATCCTAAAAGTTTTGAGTCGGCTACATCAGCAAGAAAATCAACAGGAATCTACTACGTGTATCCATTTCCATCATTCATTTATATCTAGGATTATACTTTTATCAACTCCTATTGACTCCATATCACTTATTACTACTTCAAGCTAtgtctctcctatacaaattatcTTAATTCTCCACACCATTACATCGCTATCTCTATATTGTACATGTATATGTCTATTTTAAACATGTTCATATCATCTTAAACGATTTTCtcacaacttatcttcaattggtgctactcctaccttaaatctaataatctcaCTGCTCATCATATGTTCCCTCGCGTGGCGACTGGCGACATATCCAACGAAGCATTCATATTACTattacatgcattttttttgatattttatctCTTAATAGCCCAACACTTGGAACCATACATCATCGCAGGTCGTATTAGCTCACCTATAAGATTTTCCCTTAGACAAAGATTCCTTCAATCGCATAAAACTCTGGATGCACTCCTTCACTTCATCCACCCGTTTTTAATCCTATCACCTACATGTCAAGTCAAGATATAAAAACCTTACTTTTTGTTAATTCTCTCCCATCTAATTCAATTGTTTGTTCGTTCCCTTGTATGCTCTTAGTAAAGTTACATCTTACATTTCATGTATTCTGCTTTAGTCCTTCATTTAAATCCTTTATATCAGTGTTATCAGAACCGATCCAGCCCGCCAATCGGACTGGTTTAACCGCCAATTTTTATCAAGGTTAGGCCGGCTCTGATGTTGCCCTGTTTAAGCACTTGACCCTCCGTGACCCCCTAACCCACAAAACCTGCTATTCACTCCAGAAACCAACATCGACAACCACCTAATTCCATATCTGAGTTCATACAATGACAATCACAATCATCTTGTGAAAGAAAGCAAATCAGAGATAAGACAAGGGGCTAAGCAAGCCGTCTAGGCATCAGGAGATGATGAAGTCCGTGATCGAGAATCGAAGATGGCACTACTCATTGATAAACAAAAGGAAGACAAAGAGAGCATAGAGAAGTGGAGGCCGGATACAACAAATATTGATGAAAAAAGGTGTCGCCTAGGGACGAGTTAGTGGATGCCAAAGCCGACGATTTCATCAACAAATCCAAGTAGCAATTGAGGTTGAAGAAGCTAGATAATAACAAAGGGAATCTCTCCCAAGATCACAAGCAGGGATTCACTTCTCATCAGATAATCTCTTCTTAGAAAGCAAAAGTGCAAAACATAACATAAATGCTAAAGCAAGAGGTGGCTGAAAATAAAGACATTCCAAACCCTAATTACATGATGGACTAGGCCCCAAACGACTACTTGGGCTTGACAACTAAATTGGATGTTGGAACTTCATAAGTTTAACTTGAGCCAGGATGCAAACAAAGTAGTGTGTATTGGTGTGGCTGTATGTGCCGGGTTTAATTGATTGACCAACTAGAAAAAAGACTCATGAGGTCCCCATTACCATGATTCTAAGTATCTTTTGTCACTTTATTGCCATTGACTTCTTTGTCGTCTGCACCACTAGATTTACTCAGAAGACTTGCAATAgcctcaaaacaaaaaataatgcaCCTTAGATTTTTAATTTGAGTTGTTCcatcaaaaaaaatgtaaaatcatTGGCAAAATGTAGGCAAGACACCATTTATTATGCCCTCTTTTTTTCATTCTAAAACCCTTCAAAGGTCCAATTGGCATAAGAAGTCTCCTTTCTGAAGGAACAAGTTCTGCAAACACTATCAAGAGTAAAGACATCCTCTCTTAACATTTCCCAATTGGCTTTGTAACAACCTTAAATCACAGCCAGGCACTTGATCTCCTTCAGTCATAAAAATGCTTCCAATTTcatctccaaaaaaaattttaaaaatggaaaaaggaAAGATAGCATGGCAACTCCAACACAAAAGCCTGTCACCAATCCAAATTTGGAGCAACTAAGGCAATCTGCTCATGGTTATTCCCACCATCTAGCAAGAGAAAATGCAAAGATCTATATTCAGTACCTTGAGAATCCGCGACATAAAGGAGGTTCCATCAAGAGACAATGCATTGTGAGCTGCCTCTTTTCGCATGAATTCTACATATGCTGACCTGCTTATCCAAAGTTATTCAGTAAGAAAAGGTACTACCcggataagaaaagaaaactttaCACAGAGTCAAGAAAGCAGAAATAGCATCTGAAAAACGTTACCCTCTTGGCTGTCCAGTTGCAGCATCAGTAACTATGGTCACTTTCAGTACTTCCCCAAACTTATTAAAATGACGAGAAAGACTGTCCTTGGTAGCAGCAAAATGCACCTGTGTCGTTGTCGAAGATAACATGTAATGTCAGGaccataaaatgaataaatttctATCATTGAGGAACTAGTGCATAAATTATTACATTGCTAACAAAAATCGTTCGGGAATCAGCATCCTCTAAAGGATGACCAGCAGTTGGTAAACCTGTACAAAGGgattattcaaaagaaaaagaaatcatcaGCAAATACCAAGAGCAATGATGGGGATCTATTAAAGCATAAGGAAGCATTAAAAACAGCAATGGATGCCCAATAAAGGATAAACCAgatccgtgcacaaggctcttgcAGTGGTCAGGGTAGGGGACAACCAAGATatatgcagaccttacccccacataatatgtggggtggctgtttccaagaattgaacttgtgacctttaggttgcacccctgaAACTCTagcactaggccacatgttcacaTATAATGGATGCCtaataagagagaaaataacTATAAAAAGGCAAGATTCCAGGTGTTAACCAAGGATATTAAttccagaaagaaagaaagatagtTAACAACTAACCAGAAGCAGATGGCTGAGTCTTCGGAAACTCGTTTGGAATGTCTTGAGCAGGTTTTCCCTGATACTCGTAAAGACCACAAGTTACAATTTAGCAAGTTCAATGACTGATGATACAAATATATACAAGATGTTTGAAAAATAAACATTCACAATGTTTTCTAGAGGCCAGAGTACTTTGCTCTTACTATATTTACACAATGGCAAGAAAGTAAAGAAACCTTACATTGCCATTACTGACAGTGACAGGGTTGTTGTTCTGCTTCTTTAGTTGCAACTCAGATTTACCAAAGGCTGCCTCACCCTCCTGGACAGAATTCTGAACATCGATGTCTGCAACATCACTTGGCTTCTGATATTGAGAATGCTTCCAGGTATTTACATGCACAGAAAAATTCAATATTTTATGAGAAGCATTTACTGAAGCACCAGTTCGACCATGATCTTCGTGTGCAATTCGCATATTATCATTCTTTGCCACACCACGCTGGAGCATTATAGATCCTTCAGCATGGCTTGCACCAGATGTGCCAGTGTGGGGAACATGTGTGATTTTGCGGCCCATGACATTGACTTCATTATACCCATCATTGTCGGAAATAGAATCAGAGGGCAACGCAGTTTCACTTTGCATCATAGTCATATCTGAAACATATTGTCCACCAAGTTCTTCATCTTCCACAACACCCTCAGAGTAATCTGCAACCTGTTCAGCAGTCCCTGCAACACTTATACCACGACCAAGTCGATCAAACACACTTCCACCAGATTTGACTTTTAATGCATCTTCAGCAGCTTCCGCCACAGCTTTGATTACTCTTGCCATTGGGTTCGGAACTCTTGCAACTGACCGAATCCTCTGAGGATGATCAGTCGATGCCATGTCTTCAACAGGTGTCAAAACTACAGAACGAAGACGTTTCAGTGAAGGTTCTTTATCAAAAGTAGATGGTCTAGAAGTTCCAACCGCATCTCTCACAGCAAATTGAAGTAACCTTCTAGGGGCATTAATAGTTGCTTGAGAAACTGACTCTCTCTGTCAAAGCATTCACTATCATGGATTAAACATTGCAACAAAAGCACAAGGCGCATTCTTCTCTAAAAAATAAATCAGACAAGTGTGAATAAAAGGaactttaatataaaaatatgacAAACCAAAACCCAACATACATCAATATGCTTTTAAAGACTACAAAGTACAAAGGCACAAAAAATAGAATATATTCCAAGTATtatgtataaataaaaaatgtattcCTGCGtaaaacatcatttttttttcctagaacataaaaagaaatatatttaaGATGGGCAGGAACACTTTTTAATTGAAAAGGAAATAACCACCACCAACCCACGCCAcccaacaaaaggaaaaaaaaacatgctcACACAACTAAAAGTTCTAGTTCTCACATCTAATGGCACAGAGTTCATTCTTACGGCTATTATCATCCAATAAGAAGAGTAGAAATCGATTTTCACTAAGTAGAGATTAATACGCAGTTGCTCATACATGGACAATTGATTCAAGGACTTAACACAAATGAACCAAtgataaattgtttcttattgctctcttttttcatttttttttgttggggtgtGGAAGGTGGGGGAGCGGATGAATCCAACAGGTCAATGTTACTCACCCTTATCACTGGGGTACAATGGAGGTGATTAATCCTAAGAACAAATAGAGAGAGGAGAGTGATGAGGATACATCATTGGAATGGGGATTACCAATTTTTAGGATCtctaaaacaaatcaaacatggGGACCTCAAGCGCAGGCAATCTTATATAAAGGGTCCATCCAGAGGCAACTCCACCACCACAAATGAAAAAAAGCACGCAAATGAAGTATTTGTTCAAAAGAATTCTAGAAACATACGAGCCAAATGCAAACCTAGGATGATTAATGTGGCTCCACCCATCTCATGGAATAATCAGGATTACAAAACAATAGATTATGAAATACAATATATAATCACCATTAgcattaaaacttaaaagatgAGATAATTACATCAAGGAAACATTCCAAATTCATACTCCCAATCCAACAAAGCAATAAAGGCCTTATTTCATTTCCCTTGCAGGAGGGCAGGTTGTACACATAAACCCACAACAAAAAACCCCCACATGTGTGAGTGTGTGCGCCTTCAACTATCCAGAGGTCGAAGAGAGTTCATAATGGAAAATACATTCTCACCCTTCAGACAGATTTAACATTTGAAAAAACATAAAGAATTTGAAGAACTTTAAACCTTCATGGATGGTTGCTCATCAGGTCGACTCCTTTTCCTCTGATCTGAATGTAGAGAAGTAGGAGATATCCTATGGCGACTGACATTGTGATGAGCTTTCTCCTCAAAATGAATATTTTCAACCTCAGAGCTCCTAAAAGGAGGTGGTTCAGCATCATCCCTAGCTAATCCTCTCCATTCCCTGTTATGACGGGGTCTAGATAGCTTAGCAGACCTTTCTCTTTCTTGTTCAGCATCCAAGAGGTGAGAATCATTTTTTAGACCCCTGTCTCCCGAAATAGGTTTTGACGCTTCATCTGTATAAGACTCTTGATGCTGTACATAGAGATTCAAACTTGAAGACAGATGCTCCCACAGCCTGCACAGAGATTTTAATGACAACAAATCAGTGAAAAGAAACAACTTGGAGCTCAGTTGTTGAGCAAATGTTGTCTGCAATATCAACTTTAACTTCAAGTGAAACTAGCCCTCCAACGAGTGGACACGTGTTAGATGGATCTCTCATTTTTCTAAAATCTTATTCTCTTAGATTATTTATTGAAGTTGTTGGGGTCAGGGATGTTGAAAGAaagtaaacacaaaaaaattatacataTTGAATTCAACAGTCATCCAAAGCATAAGGAAAAGGAATGGAACGTCAAAAGTTAGAattattttcattgaaaaagATTTTCAGGCAGTTTAAGAGTTAAAGGTATGCAAGTTCTATTAAggaattgaaaaagaaattttgaGGAAGGGGATACAAAGCAATTCTTCCCTCTATATCAAAATGAACTTAAAAGACAAATTACCAAGATACAAAAGAATTGCTGTCATCCCCCAAAAAGACATTCAACTCGTTCCTCGCTTCTTCCTTACGCCTACCATTCCTCAGCAAGACAATCACATATTCCTGCCAAAGCAAATCAGAAGTTGGACAAATCTGTTGCACAAGCTAATACATATGCAAAACAATTTGCAAAGATATAAAATTGCAAGAGAGAAGATAATCTCCATATCCTTTGGTAAGTCATGCCATATCCTCAAACCTCAGATAATGGCAGTACATAAAAAATGCATTACAGAACCGCAATTGATAGACAGCAGGGATTTGCCATACTCTATGAGCCACGCAAAAATATACTCAGAGAGAGAAGCcataatgaaaaaagaaagaaagccgACCAAATGTAAAATATAAAGTGATAACTAAAACAGAAATTGAGAGGCCaccaataaaataaatgatCATTTAGAACAAGTTTCAACTAATTCTCAAATATATTTGCTTTGAAGAACCCAAAAATTGACATCCTCAGAATCGTGTGTCTTATCCTCATAGATAACAAGCTCCATCACTTCAATGACTTCTAAAATGACTTTTGATCAATACATCCTATAACAAACGGCAGTTTCATCCTTCCTAGATATGCTTATGCGGCCACCCTTCAAAACAGTACCCTTGAACAGAACAACTACCAGCAGATTATCACGGACATAATGTCATCCAACTGCCtacacaaaagaaaagggaaataaaTCCCACAAATAATAATCTGGTAGCTCCAACTTTCTACATACTCTACTAAAATCAGAATCATAATAAAAAAGGGACGAACATGAATGACAAGTTAACATTGATTGTCCCATTCTAATAAGCTTCTAATTTCTAAACTATGAATAATCGAAATACAAATGCAAGGCCCCTCTACCAGATGCTACCttgacaaaaaagaagaaatcttgtggaattttttaaaatactgaGTGAATCA is a genomic window containing:
- the LOC120004101 gene encoding arabinogalactan protein 23-like — its product is MEMKKVACAVLFAAASISAVMASESPAEAPAPHNGASMSLPAVGSLVGASLVSFVAYYLH
- the LOC119998285 gene encoding uncharacterized protein LOC119998285, translating into MGNMDDRTFRVNFSSDGVNLLRETVRDKLKEFMGDYTDDTLVEYVIVLLRNGRRKEEARNELNVFLGDDSNSFVSWLWEHLSSSLNLYVQHQESYTDEASKPISGDRGLKNDSHLLDAEQERERSAKLSRPRHNREWRGLARDDAEPPPFRSSEVENIHFEEKAHHNVSRHRISPTSLHSDQRKRSRPDEQPSMKRESVSQATINAPRRLLQFAVRDAVGTSRPSTFDKEPSLKRLRSVVLTPVEDMASTDHPQRIRSVARVPNPMARVIKAVAEAAEDALKVKSGGSVFDRLGRGISVAGTAEQVADYSEGVVEDEELGGQYVSDMTMMQSETALPSDSISDNDGYNEVNVMGRKITHVPHTGTSGASHAEGSIMLQRGVAKNDNMRIAHEDHGRTGASVNASHKILNFSVHVNTWKHSQYQKPSDVADIDVQNSVQEGEAAFGKSELQLKKQNNNPVTVSNGNGKPAQDIPNEFPKTQPSASGLPTAGHPLEDADSRTIFVSNVHFAATKDSLSRHFNKFGEVLKVTIVTDAATGQPRGSAYVEFMRKEAAHNALSLDGTSFMSRILKVVRRSSGHQEVAPIMTWPRIARGSPFAAARFPRVPFPRGMPGTFRPRLPIKSGARSFQWKRDAQPTQAESGALVPGGNIPSPTARSLTYIRTEPKADGSTGTT